A portion of the Candidatus Binatus sp. genome contains these proteins:
- a CDS encoding DUF262 domain-containing protein, with protein sequence MNTFGNISVEGGKTLGGILNEGRLRVPANQREFSWKQTHVRELFQDIKPIIDDRSGQEYFLGTVVVLRNPQDPNRYRTVVDGQQRLATVAIFLAAVRDYFVRENDDDGVKSVEPEYLLKIKMPERKIIPQLQLNDNDHSFFEHRVLSRAGTDERKQATHERHRSSHRLIHQAANTASDQVASIVRDEKSENRAAALTRWVDFFSNQARVIMVIVEDEAVAYTVFETMNDRGLELSATDLIKNRLFSLSQEQLDQTKRNWAKMLGILESIQSTTIVKDYVRHYWISKHGRTRAPVLFKAIREEVSNQKRAIDFAAELEKNALQYVALLNPENELWHTFRPIMKDYISALTTLDVKQIRPLLISVLAAFPKGEAIKAFRLMISICVRLMAADQLGRGSLETEYESAALEVYERKITTAAALTNKLKSIIPADNKFREDFATFEVTNEPHARYLLKALDVAETGLALTGMSSKDEPTLEHLLPLNPKHLADWPFTSEEHEDYVHQFGNQALLPNESNSTAGSEKFTVKRLILARQPNQLTKEIGQLTAWGRGEIDTRQKRLAAIATKAWPLRV encoded by the coding sequence ATGAATACGTTTGGCAATATCAGCGTTGAAGGCGGAAAAACGCTCGGCGGAATTCTGAATGAAGGGCGACTTCGTGTGCCAGCAAATCAACGTGAATTTTCATGGAAACAAACACACGTTCGCGAACTGTTTCAGGACATTAAGCCGATAATAGACGACCGCAGCGGGCAGGAATACTTTCTCGGCACGGTAGTGGTGCTGCGCAACCCTCAAGACCCGAATCGCTACCGCACGGTCGTTGACGGGCAGCAACGGCTGGCTACGGTCGCCATTTTTCTAGCGGCAGTGCGTGACTACTTTGTCAGAGAAAACGACGACGACGGTGTTAAGTCTGTTGAGCCGGAATACCTTCTTAAAATCAAAATGCCGGAGCGGAAGATTATTCCGCAGCTACAGCTAAACGATAACGATCATAGTTTCTTTGAACATCGTGTACTTTCGAGAGCCGGTACGGATGAACGAAAGCAAGCCACACACGAGCGGCATCGATCTTCCCATCGCCTAATCCATCAGGCGGCTAATACTGCGTCCGATCAGGTAGCCAGTATTGTACGCGATGAGAAGTCAGAGAATCGCGCAGCGGCGCTCACGCGATGGGTTGACTTTTTCAGCAATCAGGCACGCGTGATTATGGTCATCGTAGAGGATGAAGCAGTTGCGTACACAGTATTTGAGACTATGAATGATCGCGGATTGGAACTCTCCGCTACGGACCTGATTAAGAATCGTCTGTTTTCTTTGTCTCAAGAACAACTGGACCAAACGAAACGCAATTGGGCGAAGATGTTGGGCATCCTTGAGAGCATTCAGTCCACTACCATCGTGAAAGATTATGTTCGGCACTATTGGATTTCAAAGCATGGTCGGACCCGCGCGCCAGTTCTTTTTAAGGCCATACGGGAAGAAGTCTCGAATCAGAAAAGAGCGATTGATTTTGCGGCCGAACTTGAAAAAAATGCCCTACAATACGTTGCTCTGCTGAATCCGGAAAATGAACTGTGGCATACCTTTCGTCCGATCATGAAGGACTACATTTCAGCGCTCACCACGCTCGACGTGAAGCAGATTCGTCCTCTGCTGATTAGCGTTCTCGCAGCATTTCCCAAGGGCGAGGCTATCAAGGCTTTCCGGTTGATGATCTCGATCTGTGTGCGGCTAATGGCAGCGGATCAACTAGGACGAGGATCGCTTGAAACAGAATATGAAAGCGCCGCGCTAGAGGTGTATGAGCGGAAGATCACCACGGCGGCCGCCCTAACCAACAAACTAAAGTCGATCATTCCGGCTGACAATAAGTTCCGCGAAGATTTTGCAACATTCGAGGTAACCAATGAGCCGCATGCGCGATACTTGCTGAAGGCTCTAGACGTAGCAGAGACCGGCTTAGCACTGACTGGCATGTCCTCAAAAGATGAACCCACTTTGGAGCATCTGCTTCCGCTTAATCCTAAACACTTGGCGGACTGGCCCTTCACATCTGAGGAACATGAAGATTATGTACACCAATTCGGCAACCAGGCGCTGCTCCCGAACGAATCAAACAGCACTGCTGGAAGCGAAAAGTTTACGGTCAAGCGTCTGATACTAGCGAGACAACCAAACCAACTCACTAAAGAGATCGGGCAGTTGACTGCATGGGGAAGGGGCGAGATAGACACGCGCCAGAAGAGACTGGCTGCAATCGCGACTAAGGCTTGGCCGTTGCGCGTCTGA
- a CDS encoding ABC transporter permease — translation MSELSLRNIFIVARREYLERVRTRSFLASTFATPVLLSILLLLPALITSSAKRNLASQESAPIRLVFASDNPAVAELARSQLIREGGAHYDISIDASLTPEERDDLASRLDSARIDGYVWLKDGAGANPQVVFTTHRAGDAVLHQKLGSALTYAYSAERMLKHGLSVNDTATMLQRVDLRVVKGGHSSAYNELRGMMAVMLLVFVMFFSLLSYGVVVMRSVLEEKASRITEVLLCSTTAGELMAGKIIGTGGVGMTQVAVWLSIAAAGASRSPYLRAAIGELQMRGPLMIYFVIFYILGFLLYASIFAGVGAAFNSVDEAQQWNFVILLPLIAASALILPIATSPDSIMSVAVSIFPFCAPVLMFERIAVHNPPAWQIALSLVLMLATIAASFYVCGRIYRIGILMYGKRPSLRELARWYRHA, via the coding sequence ATGAGCGAGTTGTCGCTGCGCAACATTTTTATCGTCGCACGGCGCGAATACCTCGAACGGGTGCGCACGCGATCCTTCCTGGCGTCCACGTTCGCGACGCCGGTGCTGTTGAGCATCCTGCTCTTGCTGCCCGCGCTGATCACGTCGTCGGCGAAGCGCAATCTCGCGAGCCAGGAGTCGGCGCCGATTCGGCTGGTGTTCGCGTCCGACAATCCGGCGGTGGCGGAACTCGCGCGCAGTCAACTGATTCGCGAGGGCGGCGCGCATTACGACATCTCGATCGATGCGTCGCTCACGCCCGAGGAGCGCGACGACCTCGCGAGCCGGCTCGATTCCGCCCGAATCGACGGCTACGTCTGGCTGAAGGACGGCGCCGGCGCGAATCCGCAGGTTGTCTTCACGACGCATCGCGCGGGCGACGCGGTGCTGCATCAGAAGCTCGGCTCGGCGCTCACGTATGCGTATTCGGCGGAGCGGATGCTGAAGCACGGGCTTTCGGTGAACGACACCGCCACGATGCTGCAGCGCGTCGATTTGCGCGTCGTCAAGGGCGGACATTCCAGCGCGTACAACGAACTCCGCGGCATGATGGCGGTGATGCTGCTGGTGTTCGTGATGTTCTTTTCGCTGCTCTCCTACGGCGTCGTCGTGATGCGCTCGGTGCTCGAGGAAAAAGCTTCGCGCATCACCGAGGTGCTGCTTTGCTCGACGACGGCGGGCGAATTGATGGCTGGCAAGATAATCGGCACCGGCGGCGTCGGGATGACGCAGGTGGCGGTGTGGCTGTCGATTGCGGCGGCGGGAGCGTCGCGCAGCCCGTATCTCCGGGCGGCGATCGGCGAGCTCCAGATGCGCGGTCCGCTGATGATCTATTTCGTGATTTTTTACATCCTCGGATTTTTGCTGTACGCCTCGATCTTCGCCGGCGTGGGCGCCGCCTTCAATTCGGTGGACGAGGCGCAGCAATGGAACTTCGTGATTCTGCTGCCGCTCATCGCGGCTTCGGCGCTGATTCTGCCGATCGCCACCTCGCCCGATTCGATCATGTCAGTCGCAGTTTCGATCTTTCCGTTTTGCGCGCCGGTGCTGATGTTCGAGCGGATTGCCGTGCACAATCCGCCGGCCTGGCAAATCGCTCTGTCGCTCGTGCTGATGCTCGCGACGATTGCGGCCTCGTTCTATGTCTGCGGACGCATCTATCGCATCGGCATCCTGATGTATGGCAAGCGGCCGTCACTCCGCGAACTGGCGCGATGGTACCGCCACGCTTGA
- a CDS encoding transposase, giving the protein MHTNRIENFWSLLKRGLKGTYVSVEPFHLFRYLDEQAYRFNERKANDGERFIGVASSVLGRRLTYAELTGKTESTAEPLPA; this is encoded by the coding sequence GTGCATACGAACCGGATCGAGAATTTTTGGAGCCTCCTGAAACGCGGCCTGAAGGGAACCTACGTCAGCGTCGAGCCGTTTCACCTGTTCCGTTATCTCGATGAACAGGCGTACCGATTTAACGAGCGCAAGGCGAATGACGGCGAGCGCTTCATCGGCGTTGCCAGTTCCGTTCTTGGCCGTCGGCTCACGTATGCCGAACTGACTGGCAAGACCGAATCGACAGCGGAACCCTTACCCGCATAA